One Halichondria panicea chromosome 3, odHalPani1.1, whole genome shotgun sequence genomic region harbors:
- the LOC135333260 gene encoding uncharacterized protein LOC135333260, protein MAEDSVAPVVTIQPTSQRKQIETFVKDLDPHAVLEWSEEEVIDKYLKPAGFGYLSNTFKEQHVTGAVLLALSEDHLVEMNVLVVGERIKFLEYLRLLKKQKKDADRSKALWSATTPVTNCAYHDKCGGFCFLLCCPCCVPTTEWRVTGQGIRWRKNTSSIDCCGETETQFIDFRFLKDLEFRKDPKCLCCCVGSKLLLYADDKDTVSGTRQTRTNISQTELSAPIAIFHPDSARAESIIRNAWADIDLVAD, encoded by the exons ATGGCTGAAGATTCAGTAGCTCCAGTAGTGACCATCCAGCCCACTTCCCAGAGGAAGCAGATTGAGACCTTCGTCAAGGATCTAGACCCTCATGCCGTCCTTG AATGGAGTGAGGAAGAAGTGATTGACAAGTACCTCAAGCCAGCTGGATTTGGCTACTTGTCTAACACCTTTAAGGAGCAGCACGTCACTGGAGCTGTACTGTTAGCGCTGAGT GAGGATCACTTGGTTGAGATGAATGTACTGGTTGTTGGAGAGAGGATTAAGTTTCTCGAGTACTTGCGTCTGCTTAAAAAGCAAAAGAAGGATGCAGACAGAAGCAAGGCTCTGTGGAGTGCCACCACTCCTGTCACCAACTGTGCCTACCATGACAAATGTGGAGGATTCTGCTTCTTG CTTTGCTGCCCATGCTGTGTGCCTACCACTGAGTGGCGTGTGACTGGACAGGGCATTCGCTGGCGTAAGAATACCTCCTCCATTGACTGTTGTGGAGAAACGGAGACTCAGTTCATTGACTTCAGGTTCCTCAAGGATTTGGAGTTCCGCAAAGATCCTAAGTGTCTGTGCTGCTGTGTTGGATCAAAGTTGCTACTCTATGCTGACGACAAAGACACTGTTTC tgGTACTCGGCAGACCAGGACTAATATTTCTCAAACGGAACTGAGTGCTCCAATAGCCATCTTCCATCCTGACTCTGCTCGTGCTGAGAGCATCATCAGGAATGCCTGGGCTGACATCGACCTTGTAGCTGACTAA
- the LOC135333263 gene encoding uncharacterized protein LOC135333263 → MAEETAITTQPQSRRKEVESFVRDLDPNSVVEWSESDVVEKYLKPTGFEHLAKVFSEQHINGAVLLALEEPHLQELKVMVIGDRIIFLEYLKLLKKHKRDADRSKALWTGVTPVKNCAYHQNCLGFCFHVLCTCCVPTTEWRVTGQGIRWRKNTSSIDCCGEVETQFVDFRFLKDLEIRKQPKFLCCCVGSELLVYADDKDSVSGTRQTASNVAQTETHEPISIFHPEAARAESLIRNAWADTQLVAD, encoded by the exons ATGGCCGAGGAGACTGCTATCACCACTCAACCCCAGTCCCGCCGAAAGGAAGTGGAATCGTTTGTGAGGGATCTGGACCCAAACAGTGTGGTTG AATGGAGTGAATCAGATGTGGTGGAGAAATATCTCAAACCAACTGGTTTTGAACATTTGGCCAAAGTTTTCTCTGAGCAGCACATCAATGGGGCAGTCCTACTAGCGCTCGAG GAGCCTCACCTCCAAGAGTTGAAGGTGATGGTGATTGGAGATCGTATCATCTTCCTGGAGTACCTTAAGCTCCTCAAGAAGCACAAACGAGATGCAGACAGAAGCAAGGCTCTGTGGACTGGCGTCACACCTGTCAAGAACTGTGCCTATCACCAGAACTGCCTGGGCTTCTGCTTCCAT GTTTTGTGCACGTGCTGtgtgcctaccactgaatggCGTGTGACTGGACAGGGCATTCGCTGGCGTAAGAACACCTCCTCCATTGACTGCTGTGGAGAAGTGGAGACTCAATTTGTGGACTTCAGGTTCCTCAAGGATTTGGAGATTCGAAAGCAGCCCAAGTTCTTGTGCTGCTGTGTTGGCTCTGAGCTGCTCGTCTATGCTGATGACAAAGACTCTGTCAG TGGTACCCGCCAGACGGCTTCCAACGTGGCTCAGACAGAGACACACGAGCCCATCTCCATCTTCCACCCTGAGGCAGCACGAGCTGAGAGCCTCATCAGGAACGCCTGGGCTGACACGCAGTTGGTGGCTGACTAA
- the LOC135333262 gene encoding uncharacterized protein LOC135333262 translates to MAVNPLAVTTQPTSPRKEVEDIVRGLDPHTVLEWSEQEVIEKYLKPTGFEYLSKVFTEQHVTGAVLLVLEERHLKEMQMVVVGERVKFLEYLRLLKKHRKDADRSKALWTATTPVTNCAYHDKCGGFCFHLCCPCCVPTTEWRVTGQGIRWRKNPPAIDCCGEVETQLIDFRFLKDLEFRKDPKFLCCCLGSKLLLYADDKDTVHGTRQSTGNIGNADPVSAPISIFHPDSARAESIIRNAWADTDLVAD, encoded by the exons ATGGCTGTGAATCCTTTGGCAGTGACTACTCAGCCCACCTCCCCAAGGAAGGAAGTCGAGGATATAGTTAGGGGACTTGATCCACACACTGTTCTAG AATGGAGTGAGCAAGAAGTGATTGAAAAGTATCTCAAGCCAACTGGATTTGAATACTTGTCTAAGGTCTTCACGGAGCAGCATGTCACTGGAGCTGTACTGCTGGTGCTGGAG GAGAGACATCTCAAGGAAATGCAAATGGTGGTTGTTGGCGAGAGGGTAAAGTTTCTCGAGTACTTGCGCCTGCTTAAAAAACACAGGAAGGATGCAGACAGAAGCAAGGCTCTGTGGACTGCCACCACTCCTGTCACCAACTGTGCCTACCACGACAAGTGTGGAGGATTCTGCTTCCAT CTTTGCTGCCCGTGCTGTGTGCCTACCACTGAGTGGCGTGTGACTGGACAGGGCATTCGCTGGCGTAAGAATCCACCAGCCATTGACTGTTGTGGAGAAGTGGAGACTCAACTGATTGACTTCAGGTTCCTCAAGGATTTGGAGTTCCGCAAAGATCCTAAGTTTCTCTGCTGCTGCCTTGGTTCTAAGTTGCTACTCTATGCTGATGACAAAGACACTGTTCA TGGGACCCGTCAATCCACTGGGAACATTGGAAACGCTGACCCTGTTAGCGCTCCAATCTCCATCTTCCATCCTGACTCTGCTCGTGCTGAGAGCATCATCAGGAATGCCTGGGCTGACACCGACCTTGTAGCTGACTAA
- the LOC135333258 gene encoding translation initiation factor eIF2B subunit gamma-like — protein MSEFQAIILAAGRGSRMYPLTEDCPKALLPVGNQPLIWYPIQLLEQNGFNEALVVVRDSAAGAVSDALSNLRGLRIKLSTVTIPETEDWGTADSLRHIRNKIHSDVLLISCDLITTVPLRTLMDFHQVHECTLTSLLVREEGSKRSTERDIVGLSGDSRLVYMSAQADLDDHLTLNRAMLKRYPHIRLFTELLDSHLYLIKKWVVDHLADNREVSSVKGELVPYLVHHQSIRANETYTKPLKQALVKAASSCVDELETLAYEFSSFNGHIGGNKEFREDLIRCHALLLGSEFTTRVNTLPAFTEANRMISGHLSAFGLEKPLSQPNWRSKGVSVSPDSQVASSAQLAEKVSVKKACIGEHCSIGERSKVINCVIMDHVNIGEGCSLQGCVVCSHARLEERVTLKDCYVGANFTITKEADMRGETLVVGGGLHF, from the exons ATGTCCGAGTTCCAAGCAATAATTCTAGCTGCTGGGAGAGGGTCTCGTATGTACCCACTGACTGAGGACTGCCCCAAGGCATTACTACCAGTAGGAAACCAGCCACTCATTTGGTATCCTATACAACTGCTGGAGCAGAATGGATTTAATG AGGCGTTGGTTGTAGTGCGAGACAGTGCAGCAGGTGCAGTGTCTGATGCTCTGAGCAACTTGAGGGGATTGCGTATCAAGCTGAGCACAGTGACCATCCCTGAGACAGAGGACTGGGGCACTGCAGACTCACTCAGACACATACGCAAcaagatacat AGTGATGTGCTCTTGATCAGCTGCGACCTCATCACCACCGTCCCCCTCAGGACATTGATGGATTTTCATCAAGTACACGAGTGCACTTTAACCTCTCTCTTGGTACGGGAAGAGGGTAGCAAGAGATCAACAGAGCGTGACATTGTTGGCCTGTCTGGTGACTCACGACTAGTGTACATGTCAGCACAGGCCGACCTTGATGACCATCTTACTCTCAATAGAGCCATGCTCAAGAG ATATCCTCATATACGACTGTTCACTGAGTTACTAGACTCTCATCTGTATCTCATCAAGAAGTGGGTGGTGGATCATCTAGCGGACAacag GGAGGTGTCTTCTGTGAAGGGAGAGTTGGTGCCGTATCTTGTACATCATCAGTCCATCAGAGCCAATGAAACCTACACCAAACCACTCAAACAAG CTCTTGTGAAGGCTGCTTCTTCTTGTGTGGATGAATTGGAGACTTTAGCGTACGAATTCTCATCATTTAACGGACACattggaggcaataaagagttcagagaggaccttattCGATGCCATGCTCTGTTACtggggtcagagttcactACCAGAGTCAACACTTTGCCTGCATTCACTGAGGCCAACAGAATG ATTAGTGGACACTTGAGTGCCTTTGGACTAGAGAAGCCGCTCAGTCAGCCAAActggaggtcaaag GGAGTGAGTGTGAGTCCTGACAGTCAGGTAGCCTCCTCTGCTCAACTGGCCGAAAAGGTCTCCGTCAAAAAGGCCTGTATTGGAGAACACTGTAGCATTGGAGAGAGGTCAAAAGTCATCAACTGTGTCATCATGGATCATGTGAACATTGGTGAAGG GTGTAGTCTACAAGGCTGTGTCGTGTGCAGCCATGCACGACTGGAGGAGAGAGTCACACTCAAGGACTGCTATGTGGGAGCTAACTTCACCATCACTAAGGAAG CTGACATGCGT